One Triticum dicoccoides isolate Atlit2015 ecotype Zavitan chromosome 5B, WEW_v2.0, whole genome shotgun sequence genomic window carries:
- the LOC119308613 gene encoding PI-PLC X domain-containing protein At5g67130-like, protein MARLSRRRFLLSLHVALLLLVPSSRFLLSLHVALLLLVPCSCQVGDSCSAARDCGVGLYCGDCAAAGRTRPSCIRDLAIQPTSIVKGLPFNRYSWLVTHNSFSIVGEPSRTGVERVTFYNQEDTVTNQLRNGVRGLMLDMYDFGGDVWLCHSLQGQCYNFTAFEPAIDTLKEVEAFLSENPTEIVTIFIEDYVHAPMRLSKLFTAADLMKYWYPISEMPTSGQEWPTVTDMVAKNHRLLVFTSDASKESSEGIAYQWSYLLENESGDPGIDPSTCPNRKESQPLNSRSASLFMQNYFPTIPVESEACKENSVGLPQMVQTCYAAAGNRIPNYIAVNFYMRSDGGGVFDVQDRINGLTLCGCNTIAACQAGAPTGACKNTGAPNQTTSSVNGNVYSGTIEFKTSASRASSTSTWSNLVISLSLALILKPF, encoded by the exons ATGGCGCGCCTCTCCCGTCGCCGCTTCCTCCTCTCGCTCCACGTCGCGCTGCTGCTGCTAGTCCCCTCCTCTCGCTTCCTCCTCTCGCTCCACGTCGCGCTGCTGCTGCTAGTCCCCTGCTCCTGCCAG GTCGGGGATTCGTGCTCGGCGGCCCGCGACTGCGGGGTGGGCCTCTACTGCGGCGATTGCGCCGCCGCCGGCAGGACGCGGCCGTCCTGCATCAGGGACCTGGCCATCCAGCCCACCTCCATC GTGAAGGGGCTGCCCTTTAACAGATACTCATGGCTGGTGACCCATAATTCATTCTCCATCGTCGGCGAGCCGTCACGCACCGGGGTTGAGAGGGTTACGTTTTACAACCAGGAGGACACTGTCACCAACCAACTGAGG AATGGAGTGAGGGGATTGATGCTGGATATGTATGACTTCGGCGGTGATGTCTGGCTCTGCCACTCCTTGCAAGGGCAATGCTACAACTTCACCGCTTTC GAACCAGCAATTGACACACTGAAAGAGGTGGAAGCATTTCTGTCTGAGAATCCCACAGAGATTGTTACAATATTCATCGAGGATTACGTACATGCCCCGATGAGATTGAGCAAACTGTTTACTGCTGCTGACTTGATGAAGTATTGGTACCCTATCTCAGAAATGCCAACGAGCGGCCAGGAATGGCCCACCGTCACAGATATGGTTGCAAAGAACCACAGGTTGCTTGTGTTTACTTCCGATGCTTCAAAGGAGTCTAGCGAAGGAATAGCTTACCAGTGGAGTTATTTGCTGGAGAATGAGT CTGGAGATCCGGGTATTGACCCTAGCACTTGTCCAAACAGAAAGGAATCACAGCCACTAAACTCAAGATCTGCGTCTCTATTTATGCAAAATTATTTCCCCACAATTCCTGTTGAGAGTGAAGCATGCAAAGAGAATTCTGTTGGACTACCTCAGATGGTCCAAACTTGCTATGCTGCAGCTGGAAATAGAATCCCGAACTACATAGCTGTGAATTTTTACATG CGAAGCGATGGTGGTGGTGTTTTTGATGTTCAGGACAGAATCAACGGCCTTACGCTATGTGGTTGCAACACCATTGCTGCTTGCCAG GCTGGGGCACCAACAGGCGCATGCAAGAACACTGGAGCACCTAATCAAACCACCTCTTCTGTAAACGGGAACGTCTATTCAGGAACTATAGAATTCAAGACTTCTGCTTCAAGGGCCAGCAGTACTTCCACCTGGAGCAACTTGGTTATTTCGCTAAGCCTTGCTTTGATTCTTAAGCCATTTTGA
- the LOC119308612 gene encoding CBS domain-containing protein CBSX1, chloroplastic-like, with amino-acid sequence MEAAASPLLLSADAPLAAGRRLLLVPSQPARAPRRGAAPSRCRRASVRAYAAAAAPAPASGNGLVGNNNGVYTVGDFMTKKEDLHVVKVSTPVDEALEMLVQNRISGFPVIDDDWKLVGVVSDYDLLALDSMAGCGLADTNSSMFPEVDSTWKTFREIQRLLSKTSGKVIGDVMTPSPLVVRETTNLDAAARLLLETKYHRLPVVDSTGNLVGMITRGNVVRAALKIKKKAEGA; translated from the exons ATGGAGGCCGCCGCGTCCCCTCTGCTCCTCTCCGCCGACGCgcccctcgccgccggccgccgcctcctcctcgtccctTCTCAGCCCGCGCGCGCCCCACGGCGGGGCGCCGCGCCCAGCAGGTGCCGGCGGGCGTCCGTCCGCGCGTACGCCGCGGCCGCCGCGCCAGCGCCGGCCTCTGGAAACGGCCTCGTCGGG AATAACAACGGAGTGTACACTGTTGGAGACTTCATGACGAAAAAGGAGGATCTCCATGTCGTCAAAGTGTCAACCCCGGTCGATGAAG CGCTCGAGATGCTGGTGCAGAACAGGATCTCTGGTTTCCCTGTTATCGATGACGACTGGAAGTTG GTTGGCGTTGTCTCAGATTATGATCTATTAGCTTTGGACTCAATGGCAG GATGTGGACTGGCTGATACAAATTCAAGTATGTTCCCTGAAGTAGATAGCACTTGGAAG ACATTTCGCGAGATCCAGAGACTCTTGAGCAAAACCAGTGGCAAAGTTATCGGTGATGTTATGACTCCTTCACCTCTTGTGGTGCGTGAAACAACTAACCTCGACGCTGCTGCAAG GTTGCTGCTTGAAACCAAATACCACAGATTGCCTGTTGTTGATAGCACGGGAAATTTG GTTGGGATGATCACAAGGGGGAATGTCGTCAGAGCTGCTCTCAAAATAAAGAAGAAAGCTGAAGGTGCTTAA